CTCTTCTGAAACActcattttttctcttttgccaTTTCATTCTCCTCCTGTGGCTTCCTTGGGCTTTGAGggcaaacaaataaacaaaacaaaacatttatagaCTCAGTGCTTGCATCTTGGCCCCCAAATCCCTTCACTTAGAGCTGAGTGAATGAAGCATGCGGAGAAGGCCCAtatcagagacagaaagacatttgAGCTTCTTTCTCTGCAAACTTTATACCCCCTCCCtttttccctctgtcttttccAAAACTTCATAAGCagtaatatttttgtgtatgtgtttgtgcgcaTGAGCGTGAACCAGGGTGTTAGGGCTGTTTGTGAGcacatacgtgtgtgtgtgtgtgtgcgtgcgtgcgcggTAAATGGTAGAtgatgcacgtgtgtgtgtgtgtgtgtatttgcgtgtgtgtgtgtttgagcaggGTGGTGTCAGCTCGCTCCTTGCCACCCCATTTGCTGTAGCTGTACCGCTGTGATCACAGACAGATGTATAAATCAAACCTCGCTTGATGGATTCATCAGGGTGGCGAAACGATCGCCTGAGAAGAACTTGCAACTCTCTTAGCGTTCTGTGTTCTGACGGAAAGGGTATGCAAAGAGCCTAAATGGATGAACGCTTGATTAATTCTTTGCCGGAGATGTTGGCGACagcaggaaatgtgtttttgctttgacTGTGTTTGCACGGGAATTTACGCGCGCGGGGCGTGAGTTATGAGGCCTGAGTTTTGTACCTAAGGCTATTGTGCATAATGATGGCAGGTTGGGAGAACTGCAAGCAGCCGCTAAAGACTTGCTACCTGTGGAGCAAAGACaaccaaagagagagagagagagggagagattgcgtgcgcgcgcgcgtgtttGTATTGGAGTGTGCGAGGAAGGAGTAAGGCGAAGTGCAAGAGAACAAGACACGAAGAGGCAAAGTGAGacaaaaaagggacaaaaacaacagagccAAAGGAAGATCTGAGTACATAACAtacagaaacccacacaaatacCTGTTCAAAGATCTGACGGGGACTAAAGTGCAACTTTGTAAATAGGATTGTTTCATCCGCACTTAACATTTACATAGACAAACGTTTGAAAATGTGGTTCACATTAATGAGTTACTGCAAAAATTatttagcaatttaaaaaatgtattatgctGATGCTAATGTGCTCGTATTACCACACCGTCAgagcaacaaaatgttttatatttaaaactataACTCTGAACTTTCATgcatatattttatacatataatTATGTAGACACAATCGCCATCAAAACAgtacactctttttttttttttacctcaagCTTTGTTGTACTGCAGGAAAGTTTTTGGTGTCTAACATTTTTGATTGTCTTTGTCATTAAATGTTGGAAACATGGAGCACATGAATAAAGTACACTCAAAGAACTATGGTATAGCAGCACACTGTTTCCtgtcaatgtttgtttttaactaaatattaaaagttaatACAGCATAtagaatttaataaaaatgaagtaaAGTGGGGGTTTAAAAGGGAAATCTGTTGTTTGTGACATCCAAGCTACCTCAGTAAATGACACAGGTTTCAGTGTACTGATCCTGAGTTCTTGGAGACAGTTAGCAAGTGGATTTTTATGGCTAACGTGTTGGTAATTTATAACAAAAGGCAATCTGGGTATCTGGAGGAGGCAAAAAGAGGAGGGGCAGGCAATATGAGTAGTAATTTACTCAGTTAAGAGCCAAATGGCAGACAGACTGTTGCACTGCGTGTTATCTCAGAGATTTGcactctgcttgttttctgactaTATTTccctgcttgtgtgtgtgagtatgtgtgtgcagttttgtgTGCATATGCACACAGCTGGGTAGTAGCTTTAGAGTATCGGCATCATTTCAGCATTTCTGTGTATAGTGTACTGTAAGTCAAGAAGATGTTATTGCTTTGCCACAGCTCACATGTGTACATTCGAGTGCATGTTTGTTCATACACTATTACTGTAGAAGACTGGTGGATTTATGTGTGCATGGCTTCATGTGTTCGGGCTCATGTGCCATCACTAGTGTGTTTGTACTTATGTGAGTGAATATGTGGGTTTTAACGAATCTTGGGAGGCTTCATTGCACTCATCAGGATATCAGTGTTGAGAAATGGCAGTGTCGATGAAGtgacagttgtgtgtgtgtgtgtgtgtgtgtgtgtgtgtgaggattgATGGACCTGATTTTGACAGCAGCCATATtgtggggagagagagggatggagggaggaacAGGGGGAGCAGTATTGTAGCCCCCTCATCCTCACAGGTTAATATTGACATAGCCTGGGAAGATACAGTGCCTAAAGCGCTCATCAATCATTTCACTGGACCCATACAAAtatactcacatacacacaagcagaaTAAAGGACCACACCTACtgttacacacagaaaaaatacaaacatttaaattcaggTGGTTCATTTGACTATTTGTCAAAGTCAGGTGGCatgaaaagaaatatattttcatcaatttcagacacatacatacaccattttttttttgtttaaaagttcGACTTAAATAAGCTCAACAACAATTTTGAGaactttacaaaacaaacagttgTACACAAAATCTAGATTAATCaagcaaatatgttttcaaaaGTCTCACTTTGCACACTTTATTTGTAACCCTGAGTGGCAAATTATGGCTGCCATAACATTGTTGTTAATCATttcagagcaaaagaaaaaacaagttcccttgacaaacaaaacaattaattaatgcaactttccatccatcaatcattgtgtgtgtcagtgaattACCATAATCTGTGCATAGTGGCTGTTTTAAGAGCAAACAGTTAATTTCCAaacaataaatcacaaaatgtcTCTCTACCCCTCTGTGCGCTTTGACAGCTTCGTCTCTCATGCTACAGATGAAGGCTTACTTTAAACCACTTCAGCTTTACTAAAAAATTGAATCATATGCGCAATGAAAGGCAGGGGTCTAACAAAGTTTCCAATACAGCTGTAACTGCAATGgaacaaatgtttattaatcATTATGAGTCAATtatgataaaatgtaataatggcatcttttatttttagttcattaataaaacatttcaaaacagttCGAACTGTGAGCATCTGTCAAACAGCTTGCCTTACACATTCcagatgttaatttttttaaatttgtaattaattatttatttgttcataattgcatttttttttctttcaggacTTGCATGGTTATGTGGATGGTCTAAAATCTTTCAGTCATCAACATGGCTACGATGGTCTGGTGCTTCTCTTATCAATCAGTGATTCAGTTCACCATCCCCGCCAGCAAGTGGTTGTCtactcaaacaacaaaaatgtcctTAACCAGGTAAGTCGGCCATAAGACCCCAACACTGCCATCTATGTACCATTATATTATATagtttttctttcccttaaTCCCTACATGAGCTAGATTAACTAGGACAAAAGCAAGAGCCTGACCAGAAAtttgtaaagtgtaaagtgttGTAAAGCAATGTTACTCAAGAACCCAGGTGAGTTGTTCTTGACCATTAGGCAGCAGTGTGGTCCTCATTCTTTTCAGTATGCCTTTCCAGaaatttaattacaaaaacacccaaacaagcaaaacagaaaaatttgGAACATGATACTGTAGTGGGTCTCCTTGCAGATTTGCAGTGAGTTGGAAGAATCTTCTAGCTGGTCTCTTTCTGCTGAACTGGAGACCAGGGAGAGTGTCCAGGTCTACCACATCCCCATAAATACCTCCTCATCCATTCTTACTTCTCCTCTGCTGGGAGAAGAGATCCAGAGCCTTCTCAAGGACTTTGTCGACCGGCGAAGTACTATATTAGCCTGCCACCCCAGCAGCAGGACCTCTTCCACCGAGGGAGTGGCTGGCAGTGTGGAATTCTCCCAGGGATCATCTGGCATCAACGATATGGATGGTTCTGACATAGAAAGAGCTGAGGGAGGCAGTGGAGTAACAGTGGGAATGGCAAGGTATTAATCCTTGATTTAGGTTTTGTCTTTTAGTGtagaaaaaacatgtaatttgggaataaatatttactatgtgatgttatgtttttttatctctgtAAACAGGGCAATGGCAGATGGTGAGGAGGACACAGGAGGTGTAGGAGTCAGTGTTGGTGGGGAGCCTGTGAGCCCTGACAGTGGTATGACCACCATCCGCAGCAGCCGATCCTCCAAGGAGAGTTCAGTGTTCCTTAGTGATGACAGTCCTGTTGGGGATGTTTTAGCTGGAGGAGGTCACGCAGGAGGCCCAGGAGGACTCTTCTTGAGAAATCCCTCCCCCCTCGGGCTTTCATCTCTCTCCCCTCCTGTTCCACCAGAGAGGAAGAAGCACCGCTCCAACAGAAGTAGGATTGAAAACATTGATCTATTTAGCTTTGACCCGTTACATACCTGTGACAAATCAATGCCAGCTGGAAGGGAAGCGCCACATTTAGGCGAAAGAGAAGATGAAGGAAAAGGAAGAGGCGGGAGTTCCAGCTTATCAGAACTTGAAGAGCTGAGGTTATTGGATTTTTCTGCTTCCAATTCATTGGGTGAGCTGGAAAGTACAAATTCTTCAATTAACCATCATGGTCAAATTCATGGCAATGAAGTGGTTGACACAGTGGTTCCTCCAACCCCAGTCAACAGCCTAGTAGGTAGCCGGCCACCCAGCAGTTGTGGGGTCAGGTTCTTCCCAGAAGATGTAGTTGAAAGGATTAATGGCCTACAGCACAAGGACAGCGTATCATCATCTTTGTCAGAGACTTGGGATGAGCTTGGTTTTGACACACAAGGAGCATTTCCCACAAGTGATAGTTATGCCTGGAATAGGACAACACAATCTGTGAGTCCACAGAATATTGTAGAGGACGCTGGAGGGAACGAGTCAGTTGTTGACATTACGAAAATAGAAAGCACAGAAGACATCTTAAAGTCAGAGAATTCCCACCAGAGGGCAAAGAGCCTTGAACCTCAGCTCAGTCTGATCGCTGAGCAGACTGAATCATATGACAACTGGAACCCAGAATCTATACTCAAAGATCAGTGGAACCCTGTAACTTTGACTGATCTGCAGCTAATGCCACCAGAGGATGAGTCAACCACAAAAGGGAAAGCTAGTATAACtggagtgaaagaaaaattatcCTCTTTATCGAGAAAGAAAGCAACCCTAAACACTTTAACACCTGAAACATctaaagaagaagatgaaggacCCCtaggaaaaaaaggagacagacagatgggGCTTCTAGACTTCTGGACATACTCAGCTCAGAAAGGATTTCTCAAATCAGACAGTGGAACCACCACATCCTACCCTGAATCTCTAGATATGTGGAATATGACAATCCGAGATGACAGTCTATCCCCTCTCACAACCCCTGATAACTTGTCTGAAAACTCAGGTTCTTTCTGTGGGCTGAATTCCAATGTTTTAGGGGCCACATCTGTAGAAAGTCCACTTGGATTCTCAGATGGTGGAATGGAGATGTGGAACACCACCATACGGGAAGACAGCTCCTCCACAATAGCAAGCCCAGAAGGGCCAGAAAACGTAAAAGAATTTAGTGACATGGGATCATTAGATGCCAGTGAATGTCGCACAAGACATGCAAGCAAACAGGATGAAGGAGTAAATGCTATAGAGGAAGAGAAACATACGAGTATAGGAATTATTGAGACACCTGAAGAAGAGTGGTGGAGAGATAatgaacaaaatgtgaaaatagttATAGAAGAAATAGCACCAGAAGGCAAAACACAGGGAGAAGAAACAGGGAACAACAACATACAAAGTGTTCACAGCCAAGAGTCTGTCACGCAGAACCTGTCATTTGAACCTTCAGAAGATGAAACCTCAACTGACCAATGCAATAAGATGTGGGACTTACCCATCCCTGGCATGGTCAGCTCCACATCAGAATATGATAATGTTGGAGCTGGTGTCTGGAGCGTGGCAGCCTCCCCAGAGCACTATGCTGGTCCTGCAGTACATATGATACAGCTAGATGAGCAGTCAAGCCCTTTTATGGCTGTGACCAAACCTGTTGAGACGTGTACACTTGAAAACACTGAATACAGATCAGTAATTTCAGAGGAAGAACAACCAGCAAAACAAATGTTCCTGTTTGAGGGAACTAGTGAGTTCTGTCACATGACCAGAAGCGGGCAAAGTTCAGTTGAAAGTAATTATGACAACAAAAGCAGTGAGGGATCAGTGGAAGCTGACTGGATGGATCACTCTCCATTTGTTGTGGTGGACTGCTCCTCTACCACTCGGCATATTTCAACACTCTATCATTCAAGTCCAGAAAAAGCTTCTGAAACTAAAATCCCATGTGACCAATCATCCTCACAAAGTAGTGCAAACTGGAACAATGCTGTTTCTGAGAAACATGATGCCTCAGCATCAGGTTCATCATCACATGAGTTGCTAAACAAAACTGACCACAGTGAACATGGGCCTGCCATTGAGAGTCATGGGTGCTCTAACAAAGAGGGAAATGTTGAGgccaaaataacagaaactatGTCTCTGAGCTCCAGCTctgggggagagagagacacactgaAGTATAGCCCTGACAGCATCCACCCAGGTAGTCGAGACGAACTCAGGTCAAATTCAGATGGAGATTCATCGTCAGGCCTAGAAATGGAATACATTATTGTGTCGGGCACAGTAAAAGAGGCTGAGAGAGAATGGCACGATAGGCCCAAAAAGGGTGACTCGCAATCGAAAGGAACGAGAAAGCCCATGGAGACATTTAGTACGCTTTCCTATGCTGCCACAGTGTTACAAACCCATGCCCAAGATGCACATAGAGAATTTCAGGACAACGCAGATCAAAGTAGGCAAACGATCACCACTACTGACAGTGCTCATAGTGCTAATACTACTGAGCAGCACATGGTGCTAAAAAGTCCCATTCAGTCAAAAAATTACTGTGAAGCAGCCGGTCACAGTCAAACACAAATAGAAGAACGTAACTATGACAGTAAATCAAGCATTATGGTCAGAAGTGTGTCTCCATCATTAAGATATCCAGTAGATCACTTCctgaaaacaagagaagaagTTTATGTCCATTCACAGATATCTATGGAAGATTCAGATGAGGGTGGACAGTCTCCCTCTGCACCTCCACCATGTTCTACTTCTCTGGGTGACTTTCAAGTCTGGGAGGGTCAGTTAGTGAAACAGGACACACCTCAAACTGCATCTGAAACACACTCCCCTGTACTTACCAATAGTTCAGTCTCCCACAATAGCTCCCCGATTGGCACTCCATTAAGTGAATCAGGTGTTTCTGCTGATAAAAGCCTTGGATTACCATTTTCTGGAGATTTaatggaagaagaaaatgaTATAGAAGACCAGGAAGAGGAAACTGATAGGAAGGAAACTACCGTGCCAAAATGGATTTCCGAAACACACAGTGAGGGGGAAGAAAGACAGGAGTTAGCCTCTCCTGATCTTCTAAGTTTCACTGAGGAGGTGATCGGAAGTTCTTCAGTTCAACAAAGAGATATACAAACAGTCAAGCCAAAGCAGAATGTGTTCCCAGAGAAAACTGTAAATTACTATAATCCTGTATGGACTGTTGGTCTTGATAAACGGCTAGCTGAACAAAAGATTGGAGACCATGAAGCTTCTCAAGATACCTATTCACAAACTTTAAGGTAAGCAACACACCTAAACAAATTCATTTAGCTCAGTACTACTTCAAAATAGTCTGTATGTCAGAGGAATATTAGCATCACTGAACAAACTGTCAAAATCAAGCTAAAAGGTCCTCCTGAGGATTTAGTCTaatcttagtgtgtgtgtgtgggggggggtatTTCTTGTTCAGTGGCAAGctttgatctgtgtgtgtgtgtgtgtgtgtgtgtgtgtgtgtgtgtgtgtgtgtgtgtgtgtgtgtgtgtgtgtgtgtgtgtgtgtgtgtgttcgtgtgtgtgtttataaatcTGTTTACGGCTCATTAATTATGCATTACCTGCCTCATTACAACTGGAGCCCCACCACAGCTAATGGTAACAGCTCCCCTAGCTCTCTTACACACTTAAGGTGTGAGTGAACGCATGAGTGCGAGAATGTGCATAGGTAATACCCAGTGCAGCAAAGAATAAAAGTTTGCCCACTGAACTTTTACTTTACGTTAGCAAAGCGCACATAATGTTTTCATGCCcgtgttgtttgtttatttaattgattTCAATTTACTCTATGTAAACTAGACTGTTCTTCTATTTTATATACTCAGACTGTGACTGAGACTTTATTACTATAGATAAGAATTACAAGGTGTTGTGTTCTATGAATTTATGGTTCTTCATGCTCATTTGAAAACACGGTACCTTGATTCACTCCTTTTCtcctaatttatttataaatatattatatttataatatattataaaaacatgtacagAGTTTAATTTGTAAACAAACTAACTctgcatttagcatttttttacctttgatgCAATAATGGAATTTACATTGCATTACTGTCCTCATATGAATGCAGagggaacaaacaaaacatgaatcaCTGCTCCATAGTGCTATTAGTGGACTGAAACTTGACAAAGTACCTCTAATATCACATATTTCAATACACTAGTGTATCTTCAAGCTGAAGAAATCAGACAAGTCTGACAAGTCACTTGCATGCAGCTACATGTGTTTAACCTGTGTTTGATCTGTGTTTCACCCAAAAGGACAAAGTTCACTGTACTGCACTTATATACTAACAGTGCTTTCTGAATTACTGCTCATATCCACTGATCCATGATCCCTTAATTCCCTAGAGGAAGATGCCAAGATGACACATCACAACAACTATCCCAGCCAGTCAATGAGAATGCTGCATACCAATGGACAGGAAGTCAGACTGTTTCTCAGGGTCAAACCCAATATGGCTACAACTACCACCATATTGATCAAAGAACTGAAAACCAAAGTGGTCACTCAAATGAGGGGGATGGCAAATTTAACAGTCAGCAAAACACCACAGATGTCTATGCTGAGTTTACAACTGATGCCACAACTGTACATTACAGATCTGAGCAGGCTGAGAACTATTATGAAGCTGGATTTAATACAGAGTATAGCTTAGACTATCCAGGTTGCAAGTTTCAGAACACAACTGAAATCCACTATGGAGATGACTCGAACTCCACACGTGTGTCTCAACTCCAGTTCCCTCAGTATGAAGCTGATGACCGAAGTCCCTGTGAGACAAATCCCGCTCATTACCAATTTGACGGACACTCGTTCCACCAACCAGATGTGCAACCTGAGAGCGAAGATCATGCACAATATGTGCCAGAGGGATATGTTCACTTTCTTCTCTCAAGGtgagcttttatttaatattgctCTTTAGTTCATCTGCTTTAGCTCTGTGTAACACAGTAATTGTTAGTGCTGTCTGGGCTCTACTATTACATTCTACCACTATCAGATAAAAGCCCATCCCCTGTGGAAGACAATGTAATTTGATTAGTTTTTCTAACAAGCTGAAACATGATTATAGGGGTTTTCTGTCGATTAAATGGtgtaaaataaagagagagagagcaataaCAGGAGGTTGGCATAGGTTTCCTAAAGGCTTAGAGCTGCTTTACTCTCTTTTACCACAAAGTGGCAGCACAGTTCAATTTAAGACTTTTCCTGCATTGAAGCAGCTCAGGATTGACATACCAAGTCTAAATGAGCAGATGAATAAGTATTTGATCTGTTAGTGTAATATATTAAAGCATATATTAGATATCCATACGTGCATTTGAAAAATGATCAATGAAGTAGTGATGAGACTAATTTTCTCAAATGCTAAATTGTGGCTATGGGTTACTCCTAACATGAACCAGCAGGAGAAGATTTTGTCAGACAGGAATGGCCTAGTGAAAGTTGCTACTGAGGGTCATTATGGGAAATGTTGGATCAAGGACTAAAACTAAacttctgttgctgctgttttgacATTGTTTCTCATCCTAGATCCGagtattttttctttatcaaaagccacatttcaaatcaatatttatgtccattatgcatgtgtgtgtgtgtgtgtgtgtgtgtgtgtgtgtgtgaactgcaTTTTAGTTGGTCCACGTTAGCAGTTGCATCACGGTACTTGTTTTCCCCACTTTATAATTCTGATGACCTCACCCCCTCTTTGGGAATCACAGCTCTCCCTTGtagtttattgtgtgtgtgtgtgtgtgtatatgcgtACATAGACAGCAGAGCTTTCCATAATCAGGCTGTCACATGACTTGTTTGTGGAAACAGAGATGCAGACACTGGGAGAGGACAGAGTGGGGAAAAGGTATGTGTCCCCAGACACTGCACATTTTCCAAGAACGAAAAGAAAaacttgtatatttttattttgtgtccatagaaatgcaaattgttttctttttactgcttCTTTATATTGTTAGCAGGCCTTATGCAAATCAGCATTTGTTAGAGGGGCTTTGGTTGGGGGTGGTAGCAACACTGCCCAGTATTGTTTCCTCAGCCCACACGTGCAGCCTGGGAATGAAGCAGTGAgttgctctctctgtctgctttgTTACTTCTCTAATCGGATATGTCCAAACTCaaatgaaaagattttaaactcTCATTCAATGTCATGGGAAAAGTTAGATTCATTTGTCTCCATAGAtgattgtctttattttgtttggccCAATAATATGTATTGCTGTCCCCATGGTGGCAGTGGCCGTAGCAATAATAATTTATGTCGTAGCTCATTATTGTATTTCCGTGCCTCTCCACAGACAGTCCCAACAGGCACTTGGCCCAGCAGGGATGAAGGTCGCCTCCAGTGAGGACACTGCTGAGGAGACGGATAATAGAGAAGGTAAACAAACTGAGACAAATTTGTCTCACTCCAgttatttatgatattttgatatttcagtGCTGACAATTGTTGTTGCACCTCatagtaacattttaaaatgattatcaatataaaacattttgtggagGTGTAAGAAACAGTTCTGAACGTGTGTCATACGTACAGTACAGTTTTTAGGGTTGCAAAAAAAGACATATCATGCTTTAGAGTGATGActtgaaaagattttttaattcttaacAGAAGTTCAAGTATAACCTCCCTTCTCATATAAAAACTCTCTACTGTTGCCAAATCATAAGATTTTCTAATGATAACAgacctttttttattaattaatttctttcattattaTTCTCTCCAGACTTGCCTTTGTTTCTGGATTAGTCTAATCTATAGCATGAGACCAAGACTTCTTATAATATCAGGGAAATAGTTAAtaaactaagaaaacaatgaaaatccTCTCTTACTGACCAGATCCACCTTCTTCAGCATCGGGCGAGTCTAATCAAAGGAGAAAGTTGACAGCTCCACCAATAAGTGTTTCACTGGACCGCAGTGAGGGCTCTGTTCTCTCAGAAGATGCTCTGGATACTGAAAATGATGCCCTGGACACTGGGGATGACCTGGATCTCAACATAGATGAGCAGGACACACCTGATGAGGCAGACTCACTGGAGTTTAACACACAAGGTGAGACACATCCCTGATGatacaacacaaacacttacTCTCTAGCGGCAACCTCTTGTGACATTTCATGTGGCTCAGCACTGTCAGCACCACTCTTTACTGTATATTGCCCATAAACCATAAATACAACTGGAATatcaatatacatttttttcttagcaATTTAAAGTTTATAAAACATCCTTATGTTGATGTCACAATCAGCAGACTCCCTGGGTGCTGAAGCAGCATCAATTGATGCTATTGCAAGCCACGGAGCAGCAGTGGAGAGCAGGGACAGCAAGCTCTGGAGAAGTGTGGTGATTGGGGACCAGGAGCATCGCATTGACATGAAGTGCATCGAGCCTTACAAAAGAGTAATTTCTCATGGAGGTACGCAAACACACATGtctaaaatctttttaatttttatagctTTCCAAAAGTTTGATCTTATTTAACCtatgagtatttttatttgaaacaaagcACTTTTGAACATTGAGGGCTTACAAACTCCAGCTCCAGACTCCTTAATGTGGTCTCTCGGTTTCATATGGTTGCAGGTTATTATGCTGAACAGAATGCCATCATCGTGTTCGCTGCATGTTTCCTACCAGACAGTGACTGCACAAACTACAATTATGTAATGGAAAACCTGTTTTTGTAAGTTAAGTTTCACtacagaccaaaacatatatGGACATGCAAGCAAAGCATTGTACATCACACCCACACAGCAGGAAAGTGTTGCCCACGTTATTACAAAATAGTTGTTTATCTGCTGCTACAGCTCTGCTTTTAAAGAGAGGCTTTTCATAAGATTCTTGATCCTGACTGTAGACTAACTTTAAGCAACAAGGCAACAATAGCATTGTTGAGACCAGTTCACtacacaaactactgaacaCCATTTATTTATGGTCCTGGCTCTGCAAATtttgaaaaggagaaaaggtgCAAGTACCTTTTGTATAATACATCATGATATGCTTTAGCATTAATATTTTCCTATCTGGAACCAAAAGGCCTAGCCCAAACCACAAGGAGCCCGAGACCAGAGTAACACAATTAAATGTGTAGTTATGTTTATTATACTGTACAAGAAAACTGACCTTTATAGCTTTCGTTGCAGTGCAGCTTATGCATGTGCCAGTAACACTGTTTTCCATTGTCTTTGTGTAGGTATGTAATAAGTACCTTGGAACTAATGGTGGCAGAAGATTACATGATTGTTTACCTGAATGGTGCCACACCACACAGGAGAATGCCTGGTTTTACCTGGATGAAAAAGTGCTACCAAATGATAGACCgaaggtaacacacacaaacgacTGCAGTAAATACGATACAAAACATGATACTGGACAATGGTAATGGCATTTAACAGAAGTGTTTTATTAGTGTAATGTtggacataaaaaaacacaaacaatcctagaacataaaacacatattgtatcatattaatattttgaCACTATGTTGTGCTGTTCTCCAGAACAAATTAAGAAATTTGGTGCCTTAACTAGATAAAAGTAAAACCCAAATAAACCTTGAATGAAAAGGAATTAAATGTTCCCATGGTGTTCATGAGTAGAAGCTTGTGTGTAACTGATTAAAAGTGATATTCAGA
This window of the Channa argus isolate prfri chromosome 11, Channa argus male v1.0, whole genome shotgun sequence genome carries:
- the LOC137135892 gene encoding uncharacterized protein isoform X2; translation: MEEYLRKVQSRLGADATEDPIHAVLGGPEPDVDTVAATLCLALHLSQKETTGGVCLPVLCSRLSDTVLPAETVRYLQSIKISVKLLLWKDDVDFLKLHHAGKLTLTLLRDGLLDSHPYLFHPLPSHSPSSEYHTLESSILRVVHHDGQQDAGDDGASSAMTTVTREILQEAAEHIKASLGETLGEALRLQSEVLWIKHGRQSTQLEELKRSLEQWSDITAGPYDEVKLKYLEQLLTMELKEFSDGEMTLALSSVNTDKEDLHGYVDGLKSFSHQHGYDGLVLLLSISDSVHHPRQQVVVYSNNKNVLNQWVSLQICSELEESSSWSLSAELETRESVQVYHIPINTSSSILTSPLLGEEIQSLLKDFVDRRSTILACHPSSRTSSTEGVAGSVEFSQGSSGINDMDGSDIERAEGGSGVTVGMARAMADGEEDTGGVGVSVGGEPVSPDSGMTTIRSSRSSKESSVFLSDDSPVGDVLAGGGHAGGPGGLFLRNPSPLGLSSLSPPVPPERKKHRSNRSRIENIDLFSFDPLHTCDKSMPAGREAPHLGEREDEGKGRGGSSSLSELEELRLLDFSASNSLGELESTNSSINHHGQIHGNEVVDTVVPPTPVNSLVGSRPPSSCGVRFFPEDVVERINGLQHKDSVSSSLSETWDELGFDTQGAFPTSDSYAWNRTTQSVSPQNIVEDAGGNESVVDITKIESTEDILKSENSHQRAKSLEPQLSLIAEQTESYDNWNPESILKDQWNPVTLTDLQLMPPEDESTTKGKASITGVKEKLSSLSRKKATLNTLTPETSKEEDEGPLGKKGDRQMGLLDFWTYSAQKGFLKSDSGTTTSYPESLDMWNMTIRDDSLSPLTTPDNLSENSGSFCGLNSNVLGATSVESPLGFSDGGMEMWNTTIREDSSSTIASPEGPENVKEFSDMGSLDASECRTRHASKQDEGVNAIEEEKHTSIGIIETPEEEWWRDNEQNVKIVIEEIAPEGKTQGEETGNNNIQSVHSQESVTQNLSFEPSEDETSTDQCNKMWDLPIPGMVSSTSEYDNVGAGVWSVAASPEHYAGPAVHMIQLDEQSSPFMAVTKPVETCTLENTEYRSVISEEEQPAKQMFLFEGTSEFCHMTRSGQSSVESNYDNKSSEGSVEADWMDHSPFVVVDCSSTTRHISTLYHSSPEKASETKIPCDQSSSQSSANWNNAVSEKHDASASGSSSHELLNKTDHSEHGPAIESHGCSNKEGNVEAKITETMSLSSSSGGERDTLKYSPDSIHPGSRDELRSNSDGDSSSGLEMEYIIVSGTVKEAEREWHDRPKKGDSQSKGTRKPMETFSTLSYAATVLQTHAQDAHREFQDNADQSRQTITTTDSAHSANTTEQHMVLKSPIQSKNYCEAAGHSQTQIEERNYDSKSSIMVRSVSPSLRYPVDHFLKTREEVYVHSQISMEDSDEGGQSPSAPPPCSTSLGDFQVWEGQLVKQDTPQTASETHSPVLTNSSVSHNSSPIGTPLSESGVSADKSLGLPFSGDLMEEENDIEDQEEETDRKETTVPKWISETHSEGEERQELASPDLLSFTEEVIGSSSVQQRDIQTVKPKQNVFPEKTVNYYNPVWTVGLDKRLAEQKIGDHEASQDTYSQTLRGRCQDDTSQQLSQPVNENAAYQWTGSQTVSQGQTQYGYNYHHIDQRTENQSGHSNEGDGKFNSQQNTTDVYAEFTTDATTVHYRSEQAENYYEAGFNTEYSLDYPGCKFQNTTEIHYGDDSNSTRVSQLQFPQYEADDRSPCETNPAHYQFDGHSFHQPDVQPESEDHAQYVPEGYVHFLLSRQSQQALGPAGMKVASSEDTAEETDNREDPPSSASGESNQRRKLTAPPISVSLDRSEGSVLSEDALDTENDALDTGDDLDLNIDEQDTPDEADSLEFNTQDSLGAEAASIDAIASHGAAVESRDSKLWRSVVIGDQEHRIDMKCIEPYKRVISHGGYYAEQNAIIVFAACFLPDSDCTNYNYVMENLFLYVISTLELMVAEDYMIVYLNGATPHRRMPGFTWMKKCYQMIDRRLKKNLKMFIIVHPSWFIRTLLGITRPFISSKFSSKIKYVNSLQELGEIIPMEYVHIPPSIVKYDEERGIHKFACMRLDTDLQDTTAKADKKRNSAV